A segment of the Pan paniscus chromosome 9, NHGRI_mPanPan1-v2.0_pri, whole genome shotgun sequence genome:
TGAGTGAGGAAGGAGAACATTCCCGGGATATAGAAGACCAGGATGACACAAACATGAGAGCCACATGTGCTAAAGGCCTTAAGTCGGGCCTCATTTCCTGGTACCTTCAGCACTGCCTGGAGAATGTGGGCATAGGAAACACCAATGGCCAGGACATCCAGCCCAACCACAAGCAAGGCCACAGTCAGCCCATAAGCTCGATTGACTGTGGTTTCTGAGCAGGCAACTTTCACAACAGCCATATGTTCACAATAGGCATGGCCTATGACGGTGGCTTGGCAGAAGATAAGTTTTCACAACAGAATGAGGAAGGGGATGAGGAGTAGTAATCCCCTCACCAGCACCACCATTCCGATGCGCCCTATGACCCCTGGATGCAGGATCGTGGAATGGTGCAAGGGGTGACAAATGGCTACATAGCAATCCAGAGCCATGGCCACAGGTACCCCTGACTCCATGGAGGAGAATGCATGGGTGAAGAACATCTGGATCAGGCAGACGATGTACCCAATCTCTTGGGCACGAACCAGGAGCACTGCAAGGGCTTTGGGTGCAGTGGAGGAGGCCAGAACCAGGTCGATGGCAGCTAGCATGGACAGGAAGAGGTACATAGGTTGGTGCAAGGATGGGTCCATCCAGATGATGAAGAGAATGGTAACACTGCCCACTAGAGCAAGGAGGTAAAGGATGCCCAGGGGCAGTGCGATCCAGTGCTGGCTTTCCTCTAAACCCGGAATTCCTACCAGGAAAAAAGAAGGCTGGGGTAGCCTCCAGCTGGAATTGCTAAGCGCCATTATCAATAActtgaggaggaaagagaaaaaagaatcaaaattcatgatttctgcatttctggtACATTATCACATAGTCCAGATCACATTGTCTACCATCTTCATGAGAAGAATAAAGTGACTAAAACTGCAACCAAATGGAATAAAGTTAGatacaagaaagaaaatctttggtGGAGATAAATTTTTTTACAGGTGAGACATCCACATGTCTGAATTAGAATAGGTCtagtttttttagagataagagtAAACATACACTGTTTTGGGAGAGATGCATAAGCTTTAACCATTCAGTTGCTTATGTTTTGAAGCTGCCAACTTCAAAGGGTTCTCTTTATTAGCCTCTTGGCGTTACTGAACACAGTAAATTAAACTGTTGTTTTTGAAATTAGCCTCCCTCAGTTTCCGTGACGTGGCACTCTAGAGTTGTTTCTCCTATAGCCTCAGTCCCACCATTTTCTCCATCTCATTATGTTGTTGATTCCAGGGATCCATCCTCTCctcttttccctattcagtacaTTATCTCTGAATTGACCTCATCCACTTTCATGGTTTTATCtatctacttttatttctttcaaatctATGTTTCTAAGTCAAATATCTTTCTGAAACACAAAtcattctttccatttgcttcctGAATAGCTATACTATAGCCTCAACATATTCAAAACTAAATTAATTCATCTATCCTTCTTAAATCTGTCCTACCTACTTTTGGCAATATTTTTATGAATTACATTACTATCCATCTACCAAACCCAATCTAGAAACTCGGAAACTATCTTTACTTATTCTTATCTCTCATCCCTTTTCCGCATTCGCCAATTCCTGTTAACTGCATTTTTAACACATAGCTGTTATATCCACTCCTGTTTTCAACCCCCGATGTCAAAAATCCAACTTCTCTCACCTGTACTGTTTCATTACATCTCTCTGCCTTTGCTGTAAACATCTTCCCAATTCACTCTCAACCTTAAAGTCAGGTTTTTCCTAAAATGCAGATGTCGTTATGTCATGCCTATGGCTAAAATCCTTCAGTGAATCTATTGCATGGAATAAAATCATACTCTTAAGACTGCATTAAAGGTTTTCAAGGGTTATCTATTGTGTATTACTTTGGTCTTACACTTAACATATTTCTACATGTATGTTTTACTAAACCATTCCAACATTCTTGGAGTTATATGACTAAACTATCCTATTTTACATATGCCTTTTGTGTAGTCTTTCTTCCACTTCCTTTATCTGAATTGGTCTTCCTCACTCTTGAAAATTTAGAGTCTACTCTCTTCTGCTGCTCAAAAGGACTCACTGGCTGTGTTAGGTCAAGAGTGATTATGTCACGAGCACTGTATGTTATGATCCTTCTTTGTTCATCCATAACTTTCTTGCTTATCTCCATCATAGAAATCCTGTCAGCATCTTAATGGCTTGTTTTAAAGAACTGTATCTCATTACATTTCATGATTATAAGCTAGCATGGATGCTTCACAATGCAGTGTGATAAATACAAGCTTTGTGGGCAAAGTTTGTTAAAATTCTGTCCATTTCATATTCTAGGAATAAAATCTTGCTAGGCTTCTAAAACTCTCTAAgtcttaatttccttatttcatattagaataaataatattaatcttaaatacTACAAATTTTAACTAATGTATGTAAAGTCTTGATATATAGGTTACTTTATAAAGTATAGTCTATAAATTATAGTTCTTTTTTAATGTTACTAATAAAAGATGGCTATGAGCTCTTAGTCATCTTTTATTaagttggtacaaaagtaattgtgatttttgccgttgaaagtaatggcaaatattaatagcaatattattaatgtttaaaaagataactataattatctttcctttcttctttgtcttcatgACTCTGCTTCTCTGTTTCAAACTTTTGATATGTTTACCTCTCATCATGATGTTATAGCAATTCAGTGTCTCTGACACCCCACATTAACATGAACTATTGAATAAACAGCTGTCTGTTTAACCTTCTCCATGGGATTCACCCCTCAAgtattaaaataagaaacttgCAACTGGTTACATTTGTGTCTGTATGTTTATCTTAAAAGGCAGATGTAGTCTGaaacaattatatttttctttgttggggTGGTGGTTCATGTACATGTACAtgtgaagatttttaaaagtcaagaatGACTCAGTTCTTGTGGATTATGCATCTATAGATCACTCAGTGTGTCTTTTTTACGAATCAATAATGTTTGGGAACTATCATATTGCCCCCAAACTCTCAATATAACAACTATAAGTTCTGAAATTCTAGGTGGGCATATGTCTCCCAGCCTTTGTCTTTCTTCAAGAGTCAACTTAAAATAATGATGACATTTTTATTGAGACTTCCAGGGGAATCTCAtactcttgcaaaaaaaaaaaatcacctttcagTGCTTAATATTGCACATACTGAGGAAGTTAATTCTCTTTCTTAGCTACTCCCCTTCTGTTACAACCATCAgctcatttctcattttatagctgagaaGTTGAAGAACAGGTATGTGTTTGTGGAAGGCACCCGTGGCTTTAATAGAAGCAGTGTGCATAAAGCAGTGAGACTGAAACCGTACTACAGAAGGTGAAGCAGAGGGGCAGAGACACGAGCCTGAATATAATCTGCTTCTTTTTTATGCTACATGGCTTGTGAGACTAGAGCGAAAGCCTACATCTGCTTATTAAGCACTAATTATTAAAGTAAATAGGAGATCCCTCTGtgattcttagaagaaaagcagAAGGGACTTTATTCCCAAGAACCTAAAAGTGAAGCTCTATTTAGTTCTCTAACCAGAAAGCAGGGGACAATTAGCGAAGAGCTGATGCTGTTGAACTAGTACTTATTCATCTACATTCAATCTAAGCAACCTATCTTCTGTGAAGTTGTGCTTGAATTCTGTAAGACAGCATAATgtgtctccttttctttccttttgtgatGTCTTTACCACTTTGTCATTGCATTGATGACCTTGCACTTTAAAAAGCAGGGACTATGCCTTGCTTATTGCAATAAGCAATAAGCAGCAGCCCCAGGGCAAGCTCCAGAAGCACCTAGAATCCAGTCGGTAATCAGTAATGTTGGTTGAATAAATATCCATATGATtagattaaataataaataaataagtgtatgAGTGTCTTAAAAGGCTGAAGATTATGAAAATTTGATCAGGCAGAGACTGAATTTAAGTAAAGGAATAATGTAGCAGACACTGGGTTGCCATCTGAGGGGATTACTGATTGAGTGTTGACAGTCCTCACCTTAAGTGATGCTCTGGGTGCTTCATGGCAGAAAGATCCCTGCTGATTCATCACTATCTTGCATGCAAAGAAGTGATAAAGAAATCCTAGATGTGTCAGGAATAAGGGGATTCCTGTGGTCACTGGTAGTCACTTCTGCTCCTAGCAGGCAGGGAGGCCTCTATGGGATGTGACTTGTCTCTCTCTTTAATCTCCTTCTCAGCAGTGATCTGGACTCTATGATAGTCGGGAGGAAAGGAGGCAAGAACCTAGGCAGAAAAAGAGCAGTGGAGGGCACAGAAATAGTGGGTCCATGATAATGACCTAATAAGAGAGGAAGATACAGAAATCAAGCACTAAGAGGCAGAGCTTCACTGCACAAATTGGAGACACATAGATAATCAATAAAGTAAGCCTGGCAAAGGGCACTGTCCTACTGGTCTCTGGATTGTCTTTGAGGATGTGCCCTTTAAAGTCTTGGGTCAACCTGGAGGGAGACTCAGCAACACAAAGAGAActaggaaagggagaaaattccCAGACTCAGGAAGGTTCTGTTATAGCCCTCCCTGCTCATCTCCAGGAACACCCTGAGTCCTCTGTTCAACCTCCACAATGGTCTTCTGCCTTAGCTTATGTGTAACAATGATGAAGAGGATTTTCTGTTCAGAAGGGCTGCACAGCAGTCTCTGAATGCCAAAGAGGACATCAAATGCATCCCTCGAGGTCTGTACAGCTAAAGTTTCCCAAAGATATGAAACATGAGTACTAGCTTTGGCAACACATGGGTAAACTGTATCTACATGCATGATATTTGATGGTGAGGATGCCACCTAGGACCATGCTAAATGGTCCTGTGAATGCCTCAGGCTGATCATGAAGGCTTAAAGAGATTGGTAGGCACCTGTAGGCACACAAGTTAACTTGCAGCAATGAGCCCTCCCCTAATCTCTCTCCGTCTgtattctttcttatctttcttttttccccactgtCACAGAGTCCAGGCCACTGTTAAGAAGGAGATTAAGGATAGAGAAATAGGTCACATTTCACAGAAGAGCCTCCCTGCCCACTAGCATCTAAATGGTAGAAACTAGGAGAGGCTTCATTTTGAGAACTCAGGCCCGGAGAGAGCAACTACTCTAACTCAGGGGGAAATAAAGACTACGAAGAAGTGTCAGACCAGAGGTATTGGGAAACTCAGAGTCACACTAGCCAAGCCAAAAAATAACCCCTGTCACAGGGAAAATGAGAAGGGCAGGAGTCAGCTGGCTGTAGTCTTCCCCCACCATGAGCCCCAAAACTGACCTCATTTTTCACACCTGAATTTCTGTGCACCAGGGGTCGCTGGTTCTGTCATCGTCACCCTGAAAGGAAGGTCATTCTTGATACCTTAACAAGGCAGTGATGGTGACTGTGAGCAAGGCACTGGGCAGGCAGGATGTTATTACCAACTGGCAGGTCCCAGagctctcacagacacacctgggCAAAGCCAAAAGTAGCCCCTAGATTGACTAGACGAACACAGAGCTAAAGTTACAGCCCACAGGGATGGGTGATTGGACAGAGAGGCCAAGCAGGGAGAGTGACTCCTGCACCTAACCAGGTGGCCCATATCTGTTCAGCGTTGTTCATTACCCCTAAGCCTGTACATCCTGTTGGTGATAGGAAACCTTGTGCAGTGAGCTGGGAAATTTCACATTGCTCTGTGAGCTCAGACTTCTCATTCTCACAGAACAATCTTAGACCCCAGGAAATGCTTTAGTGAATGCTGTGGCTCAATGTGCTTATTCCTCCAGGTGCAGGTAGTGTTGGCTTCTGGAAGGTGATAACTAAGTCACTCTCCTTTGGCTAAAGAGAGCAGTCTCGCCTAAGGTTACTTTTCCTTCCCCAAGCAGCTCATAGCCAATGACTGGTGATACAAGAATACAAAGTCCTGGCCCCCTTTCTTCATCTTAAACAACACTGAGGAGTCATTCTAACTCATGAGGTCCTATTTAATTAGCTAAGTCACCTGAGACAACTCAATAatagtttaatttcttcttcGGCCCCATTTCACTCCTCTCACTCCATGACAGTCATTGTTACCATATATATGTCACAATAAACTTCCTGCATGCAAATCTCT
Coding sequences within it:
- the LOC100990157 gene encoding LOW QUALITY PROTEIN: putative olfactory receptor 52L2 (The sequence of the model RefSeq protein was modified relative to this genomic sequence to represent the inferred CDS: substituted 1 base at 1 genomic stop codon), with the protein product MNFDSFFSFLLKLLIMALSNSSWRLPQPSFFLVGIPGLEESQHWIALPLGILYLLALVGSVTILFIIWMDPSLHQPMYLFLSMLAAIDLVLASSTAPKALAVLLVRAQEIGYIVCLIQMFFTHAFSSMESGVPVAMALDCYVAICHPLHHSTILHPGVIGRIGMVVLVRGLLLLIPFLILLXKLIFCQATVIGHAYCEHMAVVKVACSETTVNRAYGLTVALLVVGLDVLAIGVSYAHILQAVLKVPGNEARLKAFSTCGSHVCVILVFYIPGMFSFLTHHFGHHVPHHVHVLLAMVYLLVPPALNPLVYGVKTQKIRQRVLRVFTQKD